A segment of the Hemicordylus capensis ecotype Gifberg chromosome 6, rHemCap1.1.pri, whole genome shotgun sequence genome:
CTCGGTATTCTAGCTGCTTGGCCTTGTAATTCAATATCGAGAATGCGCTGTGTAATGGCCCTCGGGGCATGGAAATGTCCAAGCCTAATAAGTTCTTCCTGCAGGAGCCCATAATGTTGCAATTTAGTTTTAACCATCAGCTTGCATTTTGAATTGAACCCATCGATCAGAGTTAATGAGGCCAAAGCCACTTGAGAGAAATAGAGTTTTAACCAGAAAAAGGATAATGCACTGCCAGTAGCCAGATTCCAAAGTGGTGACTCCTGCCTCCCATCTGAGAATGGAGTTTGAAACACAGCAAGGCACCTGGAATATGGATCTAAAGAATTTCGTTTGTATAGCTtcaacggggcggggggggggggggaagctgctcAAAGGGGgatgggtcatagctcagtggcagagcatctgccttgtatgcagaaggtcccagattcaatcctcaGTACTTCCAAGTAGGACTAGGAAatactcctacctgaaaccatgGGGAGCTGGTGCCACTCAGtacagagaatactgagctagatcgaccaatgatCTCACTGTAAGCAACCTCTTATGTCATATCAATGGAAAGGGGGGAAGGCATTGTCTGCTTAAGGATGCGTTTGGGTGGCCGGGGCAGTCTTCATGGGAGCAAACATCTTGGCTCAGTACAATCCATTGGATTATTGCTTCATATTTATGCATCACACTTTTATCATGCCTTTCCACTAAGGACCTCAAAGTGGCTTATATAAAATTATCCCATTTTAGCCTCATGCCAACCCTGGAAGACCCTGAATATCATCCACTGGGCTTtattgggatttgaacccaggtcttctcACTCCTAGTCCAGCGCTTTGTCTACCACACTAGGGGTTCtcaagccattgtggctggggattatgagataTCActtgctatgaatatttatattccgcttttcaacaaaagttcccaaagcggtttaacagaggaataaattaaaaagcgccctatccccaaagggctcataatctaaaaaaggaaaaagaaacacgagacaccagcaacagccactggagggatgctgtgctggggatggatagggccagttgctctcccactactaaataaagagaatcgctttattaaaaaggtgcctcttttttcaGCAGCAGCGGAATTGCTAGTTCAAGgggagttacagtccaacatctggggactcaagggtGGGGAGCCCCTGTACTAGGACTCTTGTCTTTCTTAAGATAGGTATCGTTGGCTTGTCATTCGGTATTGTAATGAATTGGCTTGAACCAAGGGTATCCTAGATGGCCAAATTGCTGTTGAGCATGGGAACCAGTGAGCATAAAGTACTATTGCATAAAACCTGCTACTGATCAGCATCCAATTTTAAACCCTATGCTTCCTGTAACAGTTATTGGGAGCAAAGATCCTTTGGGGTTTTAAGTGGCCATGGATTCGTGGAGGAGACCTAGTCTTGTGAtaacctttgctaagcagggtccatcctggtttgcatttgaattggaggtgtgtgagcactgcaagataatccCCTTGGCACAGGCCAGCTCAAATCTTgcctgccagctgtttttggactacaactcccataatccccagcccatggccaatagccagggattatgggagttgtaggtcaacatctgcaagagggctgaagctgagcaggcctaccCTAGGGGatagggaagagcatctgcatgcttgcatgcagaagatcccaggttccttccctggcaccttcagatagggctgggagagattcctccctgcaatcttggagaagctgctgccagtctgtgtggacaattctgagctagatggaccaatggtctgattgggTTGAAGGCAACTTCCCACGGGGTGTGTGATATAATCTACTGTGTCTGGCAGCATTTTGTGTGGCTCAGTGAGGAACACAACCACCAAGCACTCATACGAATGTCCCTTAGCTAAGAACTGATCTCCCTTCCATAACTGGCCATTTCTCACTCAGCTGTGCCTCCTGTGTTGTTGAAGAGGAACACACAATTTCCACTGCTCACgggatttttattttaagaatgcatttttaaaaaatcttcacaGCTTTGAAAAATGTCATAATGTTTCCATTGCACAGATGTTCACAAGCTACAGTACTGCAGGAAGGCCTACCCAGCGGTCTATATGCCTCTTCTGTCCGAAACATCAGACAGATTcttatccagtgttccctctaacagggattcccagatgtggttgactacaactcccagaatccccacctgcaatggcttttgcttggggattctgggagttaacAGCtaggaatcactgttagagggaactctgctctTAACACTCCCAAACCTCACTGGTTGAGGTCAAATATATGGCCTCATCTATTTCCCTGCTACAAATTTATCAAGTTATCTTCCTCAGGTTGCTTGTCTCCCTCAAGTTGATTCTTGCCTGCCTTCTCGTCTTGCCACAAAAGTCTCACCCTAACAATTTCCTCTCCAAATTTCTGATGGAGCTGTGTGAAATCCATGGTTGGGGAGCCCATTTCTGCCACCAGCTTTGGAGGCGGTCGTTTGAAGGCTGCTGTTGAGCATCCCACATGTCCCTCCAGCTTGGGAAGCTGCTGGCTCTTCAGATCCTGAAACTGGTCTTCCAGTTCAGAAGTTAAGGCCCGAAGATACGCAAACCTTGCTGTACTGAGAGCCCGCACCCAACCCTCCATGGTTGCTTGATTCTCAGCGGCCATCTTGTAGGCTCGACTACCAGGTAACCCACAAGGGTAGGAAATTTCAAAGGTGTATGGCTCAGAGGCGGATTCCTGCAGCTCCACTGTGCAGCCCTCCAGGACGATTAGGCGTGAGTCTCGGTCTCCATATCGCTCCCGGTAGAAGAGGAGGTTGCCTCGGAGCTCACACCAATAAGGCTGGTAGGAGGCACTGCGATTGCTCTTCTTGTAGAGGAATCCCTGGCGATCTGGAGGATTTCCCAGGTGGGAAGAGGTGAGGGTGCTGGAAATGTGGAGTTTCATGGTGGCCAGGCCCTgacagtggggatgagaagaggGTGGAGTGAGCATGAGCAGAACATGCATGTTGGTGTGCAAGGAAACTGGCTCAAAGAGGAAAGAGATTTTGAGGGATCATGAGAGGGAAAGCACAAAGAACAGGGCTACAATTCCTGTTAGAGatgcacttacttgggagtaagctccactgaattcAGCAGGGCTtatttctgagtagacatgctaGGTTGAGCTGTAGGTAAGAGAAAGgttgggggaaatggggaaagatgGTATTGCAATAAGAAAAAAGGTACAAGAGGAATGGAAGCGAAGGACAAGGGATAAGTGGTAAAGCAAGTAACTAATGAGGGATACAAGATCATGAAAGATacaagggggtggggtgcagaaTCAGACCACAGAACCACATACTATATGGCGCTACCCTGCACTGAATCAGACCGTTGGGCCATCTAGCCTGCCCCAtattgtacactgactggcagcagctttccagggtttcagacagcagACTTTCCCAGCACTACCAGAAACTGAAGCTGGGTCCTATAgtccagagggaagagagagaatgaagtAGGAAGGAGGGATAGAAGTGGCATTTTAAGAGTAGTGGTGGGGGGAATCAGCATCAAGCAAAGAAGTTCAAGATCAGGATGCAAGAATTAGAATGAAATTAGTGAACAAATTGTGGTATACAGGACGAAGTGAAGGGAATGAAAAAGAGCACTTAAAAGAGTAAGAGTTAAAGGTGACAATGGAGGAAGGCAGATGACTGAacagggaagggggaaaaaagaattaCTGAATGTTTAAGTGGACGCAGTTGTAAGGGAGAATGAAAACAGACCGGAGGAGAAAATGACTAATACTAGAAGCGAAACACAGAAGGAATTAAGGAAGTGTAGAAAGCGAGCATGGGGGCAGGGAACTATATCCCTTCTGCAGAGTACTGGATCTGGCTGCCTTCCTGTGAgtggataataataatatagggtATCCCCCCCAGGAAACACACCCTAGCAGTCCCAGGTCTGACTGGAATGCAAGCTTCCTTACCTTTGGGGCTAAATGCAGGCGGTTCCCCCTTTGGGGTTAGACTGTCTTTGGATCGTCGTCAGTTTTTCCTACCCTCACGTCCTCTACTGTTACAGAGCAATAGTTTCCCAGGTAAAGGGGTGGGGCTTGAGCTCACCTAGCTTTCTCCATCCAGGTGTGCCTAAATCACTTGATTCTATGTTCCAGGAAGACTCTGTTGGGGGAGAGACTCGCATCTACTTTGAAAGCAGTTCCTCCCCAAGAGCAAAGAGAATAGCTAGAAAGAAGAACTAACTGCAAGTTTAAGTTCTCTCTGGTCCTAAAGGGAACCTTGTTAAGGGGAGAGTGCATGggtcagagagagaaaatgctgcAGGGAATGGAAGGCCGAGGGTTCAAGTTAATAGCTAAGGTTCTATTTTAACATGTTTCAGGAGAACACAGTGGGAAAATAACTGCCTGCCTCGCTCTAGACCCTGCCTCATCACAGGTACCTCAGCTTCATACTAGATCCTAGCAAAAAGTGCTGAACAATGGGCCTTTGACAGCTGTACAGCAGCAGGCAGATGTTCAACAGGAGTATCATTTTGCTTTGAGGTACATCTGATGTTTTTCAGCCAGTCAAGCAGCTGCTAAGGGCACAACTGTTGGTGGAAATGCAGGCAACCCTTTGAATAAGCTAAAAATGGGAGAACTGAGGACATTTAAAGCTcaaggaaaggtaaagtgtgcggtcaagtcagtgtcaactcctactcctggcacccacagagccctgtggttgtccttggtagaatacaggagcagtttaccattgcctcctcccgtgcaatatgagatgatgcctttttagcaacttcctatatcactgttgcccaatataggaatttcccatagtctggggaacaaaccagcagggatttgaaccggcaacctctggcttggtagtcaagccctttccctgctgcaccatttggTGGCTGGATCAAGTAGTGGCTCCTGCAGATCAGGTACTCCTCAAGGAGCACAGAACACCTGAAAGGGATGTGAGAGAGATCTTGAGACCAGTGAAGACTTTCTCCCTATCAGGTAAGATGGTGTGTGGAATGCCCTCTAGCAGAGTACCCTAGTAATCCACTAATTTATCATCTTGCTTTGTGTTATTTTACAATTAGGTCACAGATAGCCTGTTCTGTTAATAGCTGTGTTGAATCAAAGTCTGGCAAGGTGGGCTTTACAATACATCCGTTAGACTTCAAGGGGCCACAAGACACTTTGCTGTAACAAACTTAATATGGCTACCACTCTTAGTGTTGGATTAGCAACCTAATCTGCAGATCCTTGCATGAAGCAGCAGGCTGCACTCAGTTGTGCAGGATAATGTCTGCATGGACACGTGAATCAAATCAGCTGTATTATGTGGCAGGAAGGCCATAAGGTAGAGCTCATTAAATAAAGACCATAAGGAGAGCCCAGCTGGATGAAACCAAGGGTATCTAGTGTTTCCTATATGGctagccagatgcttccagaaagTCCTCAGAGAGAACAACTCCCTTCTGTTGTGGTGACCagatgtccccagcatctggtatttcAGATACACTGCCTccgaacatggaggtttcatttagttTCAGCATGGCTTATAGCCCATGCCAGTCCGGCTTTCT
Coding sequences within it:
- the LOC128330562 gene encoding sesquipedalian-1-like, which translates into the protein MKLHISSTLTSSHLGNPPDRQGFLYKKSNRSASYQPYWCELRGNLLFYRERYGDRDSRLIVLEGCTVELQESASEPYTFEISYPCGLPGSRAYKMAAENQATMEGWVRALSTARFAYLRALTSELEDQFQDLKSQQLPKLEGHVGCSTAAFKRPPPKLVAEMGSPTMDFTQLHQKFGEEIVRVRLLWQDEKAGKNQLEGDKQPEEDNLINL